In Geotalea uraniireducens, the genomic window AAGGGCAAATATACGCCGAGCGAAGCAGATATTCTCGTCAAACGCGACATTCTCGACAAACAGATCGTCGACGTTGATGGTGCCAAGGTGGTGCGCGTCAACGACCTGAAACTGGGAAACCGGAAAGACCTTCTCTGCATCTTCACTGTCGATATCGGCTTTCGTGGCCTGCTGCGTCGGCTCGGCCACGAGCGGCTCTGGGAGCAGGCAGCGCGGTTGCTGCGTAAAGAAATCCGCCACCAGGAGATCAGCTGGGAGTACGTCCAGCCGCTGGAAACGAACGCTTCTCGACTGACACTCACCATGGCCCGGGACCAGATGGCGGACATGCATCCGGCGGATATCGCCAGCATCATTTCCCAACTATCACACACCCATATCCAGACGGTCCTGACCTCGCTCGACACCGAAACCGCCGGGGAAGCGATCCACGAACTGGAACCCGAACTCCGCTCCCGGGTCATGAGCCAGCTCGACAGCGAGCAGGCTTCGGACATCCTGGAGGAAATGGCCCCGGACGAGGCGGCAGACGTGCTTGGCGATCTCCCGGAAGAAAAAGCGAAAGAACTCCTCGAACTGATGGATGAGGAGGAAGCCGAGGACATTCAGGAACTTCTAGAACACGAAGAAGACTCCGCCGGCGGGTTGATGAACAGCGAGTACATCGCCATCGGCGAAGCACTGACCGTCGATGAAGCGCTGGCGGAAATCAGACGGCTGGCTCCTGAAACGGAAACGGTCTACTATGCCTACGTCATTGACCGCGAAGAACGGCTGCAAGGGGTCGTCAGCCTCAAGGAACTGCTGCTCAATGAAGGAAACATGCCGATCGCCGAGATTATGACCACCAACCTGAAAACCGTCGACGTCGAGGCAACCCCGGAAGATATCCTCGAAATAGTCGCCAAATACAACTTGGTCGCCGTGCCGGTCCTTGATGAGGAAGAGAAAATGGCCGGGATTGTCACCGTCGACGACATCCTGGAACTCTTTCTGCCCTTTGCCCTGCGCCGCCGGCGTTATCACCACTGAGAGTTACGAACCGCCATGTTCACCGGCATCAGCATTTTCAGACTCTTCAAACCAATCCGTAAGGTCAACCTGCGGAATATCCTCATGTTCATGGCCATTCTCGGGCCGGGGATCATCACCGCCAATGTCGACAACGACGCCGGCGGCATTACCACCTATTCACTGGCCGGCGCCCATTACGGCTATTCGCTGCTCTGGCTGATGCTGCCGACCACCGTGGCACTGGTGGTTATCCAGGAAATGTGCGCCCGCATGGGGGCGGTCACCGGCAAGGGGCTCTCCGACCTCATTCGGGAATCATTCGGCGTTAAAGTGACCTTTTACGTCATGATTGCCCTGTTTCTCACCAACATGGGCAACTCGGTATCCGAATTTGCCGGGATCGCTGCCAGTCTGGAAATCTTTGGCATCAGCAAATATCTCTCCGTTCCGGTCAGCGCCCTGCTCGTCTGGCTGCTCATCGTCAAAGGCTCGTACAAGGTCGTGGAAAAGGTATTCCTCGTCGCCTGCATGGTTTACATCGCCTATCCCATTGCCGCTTTCATGGCCACCCCTCACTGGAACACGATCCTCACGGCAACGATCACTCCCTCATTTAAAGCCGACAGCGGCTACCTGATCACCATGATTGGGGTGGTCGGGACAACAATTGCCCCCTGGATGCAGTTCTATCAACAATCGGCCGTTGTTGAAAAAGGGATTACCATCGACCAGTACAGCTTTTCCCGCCTCGATGTAGTCGTCGGCTGCATTATGGCAATCGTCGTGGCATTCTTCATTGTCGTAGCCTGCGCGGCAACGATCTTCAGCCAGGGGCTCCAGATCGAAACGGCCGCCGACGCTGCCCTTGCCCTCAAACCGCTGGTCGGAAAGCATGCCTCCGCCCTGTTCGCCTTCGGACTGTTCAATGCATCGCTCTTTGCCGCCTGCATCCTGCCACTTTCCACAGCCTACTATATCTGCGAAGGGATGGGCTGGGAATCGGGAATCGACAAGGATTTTCGCCGGGCACCCCAGTTCTTCTGGCTCTTCACCGTCATCATCATCAGTAGCGCGCTGATTATCCTCTTCCCCAATGCCCCGCTCATTACGATCATGTTTGTCTCCCAAGTGGTCAATGGCGCGGTGCTCCCCTTCGTCCTGGTGTTCATGCTCTTCCTGATTAATGACCGCCGCCTGATGGGACCCTACACCAATGGCCCGACCTTCAATATAGTCGCCTGGCTGACCGTTATCATCATGATCGTTCTTACCGCTATCATGACGATTGACATGATGGTCCCAGGCATCTTCGGCAGGATGTTCGGCAGCTAATTGATCGCCGCCCGGGATGCCATCAATCACCACGAAAAAATTTTTCACCGGCCGTTGACAACCTTTCCGGCAGCTGTAGAATTTCAGCAAAAGATGAGTGTTCTTTGAGAATTGCTCTGGGAATCAGGTACTGGCCGGTTGAGGGACCTGGCGGATAATTTTACGACAACCCTTCTCGAGCCCGGACGCTGTGAGCTAACCGTTATCAATAAACGGAAGCCTGATGCGATCTCTCGAAGGATGATTGGACAAAAGGTCAGAGGTCCAGCGGTAATACGGTTTCCTGGAGCAACCTTATAATTGACGTACAGGGAATGTCGCACAGTGCGTACAGTCATTCCGTCAGGCGCGTCACAACCGCCGCAAAAAGGGGGACTTCAAAGTGATTGATCGTCCGTCCGGTCGCCAAAGAGCGGACGACACGGCAACACGGCACTTCCCACCGACGGAACTGCAAAAGCATCCCGCTGTACGTCAATTACCACAGAAAAAGCCCGGAGATTTACTCTTCCGGGCTTTTTCCTTTCACAGACCAAACCAAGGTTAATCGTTACTTCCACACCTCAGGCGGCACGCCGGCACGCCGCGCAGTCTCTTCCAGAGCAGCCAGTTTTTCTTTCAAGGAGGCAACTTTTTCATCGAGTCGTTTCATCCCCAGCTGGAGGCCGAGGTATTCCGCCCGGCTCAGATTGTCTGGATTAGCCAGTCTGGCTTTACGATCGGATATTTCATCTTCATAGGACTTGATCTCGGCCCGAATTTTTTCGAATTCCGTCCGCCAGGTATCCTCGTCTTTGCCGCCGTACAGTTCTTTCTTCTTTTCGACCGCTTGCTTGGAGGCCGCCGGACTATTTCCGACCGGTTCAGCCACCGCCGGTTTTTTCTCCTCAGCTTTTCCTTCGCCGGATGTTTCAATCACCTCAGGAGCCACTGTGCCCTGATCGGGAATGACCTTCACCCTTTTCCGGTACTTTGCGGGAATTTTGCTGAAATCCTCGGTAAAATTCACCGTCCCCCGCTCGTCAACCCAACGATAGATATCGGCAAACGCCGGCACGGCAATCAACAGTACGAGTAATGCAATCAAATAACGAATCATGATGTCCCCCGTAACAGATGGTAGATCCCGCCCGAAAACACCCTGTTATCCAGGCGGCCAGCCGAGATGGCGGCCGGCCAGCAGATGAAAATGAATGTGAAATACCGACTGTCCTGCATCGGCATTGGTATTCTGTACTAAACGGAAGCCGCTCTCGGCCACCCCCCGCTGCCGGGCAATGGCCGCCGCTGCCCGGAAAACCCGGCCGACCAGCGCATCGTCACCACTCTCGAGGTCAAGGGCGTTGACGATATGTTTGCGTGGAATGAGCAGCAGATGGACCGGTGCTACCGGATTGATATCCTCGATGGCAACGAGGTCTTCGTTCTCGTAGACTTTTTTTGCCGGAATAGTGCCATCGACAATTTTACAAAAGATGCAACTGTCCATCCTGCTTTCCTTTCTGGTCAAGTCTGATTTTGTGCCATTGGTCGGCCCCCCGGAGGCGCAGGTACCGCTCGTCATGGACGAAAAGAATCACCTGGTGTTCACGGGAGCCGAGACTGAGTGCCGTCAGGGCGGCAGTTTTCCGCTCGTCATCGAAATTTACCAGAGGGTCGTCGAGAAGAAAAGGCAATTTTCGCCCCCGGGAAAGGATCGACCCGAGAGCCAGCCGCGCAGCAAGATACCCCTGATCCCGCACGCCGCAGCTGTAATGTTCTACCGGCCGTCCCCCTCCATCCGCACCGATGGTCAGGTTGAACCGGTCGTCAAGGGCCGCGTCCCGATACCTGCCGGCGGTAAGATTGTACAGCTTGCCGTTGATTTCCCCATTCAGCCGGGCCAGATAGGTGGCCCGATACTCGTCGAGGGTCTCCCGCAATACTTCCACGGCCAGTTGCAGGGCACCGATCCGGCGGACCAGGCGCACCTCCCGATTCTTGAGTTCTTCCCCTTCGTCCTCGATAGCTTCAAGGTCGATCCGTTTCTGGGCAAGGATCGCCAGCTGCTGTTCCTGAAGCTGACATGACCGCTCCTGCTCGCGGACCTCCCCCTCCAAACGGCGCATCTTCTCTTCGGCCGCAACGAACTCCTCGTGGCTGATGACCGGGAACCCTTTCCCCGCCACTTCTGCCGCCGTGGCCCGGACTATGGCCAGCTCCCGGGCCACTTCGCCAATCCGGCCCAACGCCTCTTCATGAGTCGGGAGGACCGCCAGGGCACCCGTCACCGAGGCAAGCTCGCTCCTGGCCGCGGCGACGTGCGCCAAGGCGGCAAGAAGTTCACGGGCATTGTCAGGGGCCGCCACACCAGCGCGGGCCGATAGTTCGGCGGCAACGTGCGCCACCGTGGTCCGCAGTCGCCCGACCTCCGTCGCCAAGCCATCAGCATGCCCCTGGCGGCGCAAAGCGGCCGCTTCCAGCCGGCGCCGGTCTCGTCCCGCTCTCAATCCGTAACCCACCGTCAGCACGAGGGCTGTTATCGCCAGCGCATAGCCGGCGGCAGGCAGGAGAAACCAGCCCATGATCGCGCCAAGCCAGCAGCCGAGCAGGACCAGCAGGAACGGGGTAACCAGCCGCGGCGCCGCCGGTGCCGGACCGAGCGCTGCCAGTGCCTCCTCGGCCCGGTCGAGGCGCTCGACGTCGGCCAGATACGCCTCAACGGTCCGGACATCATCATCGGTCAGCTCACTTGCCGGGCCGAGTGCCGCAAGACGGGCGACAATGGCCTCTTTACGCGCCAAAAGCGTCTCAAGCTTCGTCCGTTCCGTCTCCAGCCGGTCATATCCCCTTTTCAGCTGCTCTTCCTGCGCCGTCGCTTCGAGATAGATCTTCACCCGCTGCAGGTACTTCGCCCCTTTGTCCAGATCGGCCCGGCCGGCGGCAACAGCGGAGCGGAGTTCGCCCACGGCCGATTCCAGCGTGGCAATTTCCGCCAAGACCCGGCTCCCCTCACGCCAGGCAGTCGCCAATTCGGCAATCCGCGTCCGGACCAGTTCCAGCTCCCGATCCTTCGCCCGCCCCCCCGGGCGGCGAGTCAACTCGTAAAGCTCCTTTTCCAGGCTGTCGACCACCGCATCGTAATCCAGCTCCGCATAGCCGGAGAGAAGCTGTTTGATCCTGGTGGCAAGGCCATGGTCTTCCTCGATTTTCAGATCCTGCTGGCCGACATGGATCGAATTGCGAAAGATATCTCCCTCGGCAAACCCCCAGATTTCTTCGATCTTGGCCAGATACTCCTCACGTTCGCTGCTGCGGCCGGCCGGCGAAACCTTCCCCTCGAACCGCCAGAGCGCTTCTCCGTCCCGACGCTCCACCGCCCGGACCCGGTCAGTCAGGAAGTCACGCCAGATAGTCATCTCCCGGCCGTCGTAGACGAAGCTGACCTGAGCCTCGCACCGCTCGCCGCCGTCCCAGGGGACGTACCGCTCTTTATCCCGCCGGATGCCGAAGATGGTCCCGGCAATGGCCGCCAGAATTGTCGACTTGCCGGCTTCGTTCCGGCCGTAGACCAGGTTCATCCCCGGCTGGAAAACTAAGTCCGCCCCGCGGAACCGGCCGAATGCCGGCAGATGCAGGCCGCTGATCCAGAGCATCAGGCGCCCCCCCCACGACCGAAACGGCCGATGACCAGTTTCAGCGCCTCGCGGCAGAGCTCGCGCTCGACGGCGGAATCGGCCCGCTCGAACCGTTCGTGCACCTTGCGGATGAACAGGCCGCGGATCGAATCTTCCCGCTCCAGTCGCTTCACCTGGCTGCTGTCGTAAAGATCGGTTTCATCGAGCAGTTCCAGCCAGGCAAACCGCCCCTGCAATCGCCCGGCAAGATTGGCAAGATCGAGCGGCTCTTCCACTGCCCCGGTGAGATGGATCCGGGCAATAAGGTCCGGAAACGAAAGCCGGGCCAATTCACTTTCCAGCGCTGCCAGCTCGGCAAAGAGCGAAGCGTCGACGGTCAGTTCCTGCAGAACGCGGCTCTGCACTTCCACCCGCTCGGCAACCGCCTGTCCCTCCCCAACTTCAACCACAAGCACATGGCGCGGCCCGTTTTCGCCAAACTTCTTCCCTTCGGGCGATCCGGAATAACAGGCGATCGTCCGACCTTCCACTTCCAGACAGGCGCAATTGTGATAATGGCCGAGGGCCAGGTAGTCAAGCCCCAGGCCAGTCAGGTCGGCAAGCGAAAAAGGGATATCCTTTTTCCGCAGGTCCCATTCCGGATTGCCGGTCAGGGAACCATGAAGAAGCCCGACATGAATGCCACCCCCCTCCCGCCGCCGTAGCGACGCCAAAGCTGCCGCGGAACGGTCGGAGCGGAAAGCAAAGCCGTAGAACCAGACCGGCACCCCCCTGATTTCGAGCCGTACCGGCGCCGAAACCTCCGCCTCCGCCAGCAGGGTAACGCCGGGGAAGGTAAAGCGGGAATAGACATTCTCGGCGAAGACCACATTGTCATGGGTCCCGGGAATGAGAACAATCCGGATGCCGCGCCCCTCAAGCCGGGAGAAGCCTTCCTGTACCCGGCCGACGGTTTCGGCGTCCGGATTGTAACTGTCGAACAGGTCGCCGGCGATCAGCAGACAGTCCACTTCTCGCTTGATCGCCAGATTGACGATCCGGTCGAACGTCCGCAGGAAATCGAGGCGCCGGTCGCGCGCCAGTTCGCCGAAGTTGCGCAGCGGCGACCCGAGATGGAGATCGGCAGTATGGAGGAAGCGGATACTCATGACGACGGTTGACAGTTCCTTTCGAATTTACGGAACCGGGGCGCCGGCGAGCGGCACATCGGCCGGCTTGCGGAGGCAGATCAGAAACTCCCGGTTCCCTTTCGGGCCGAGGATCGGTGACTCGGTCACCCCCAGCACCGTCAGACCGAGACTTCCCGCCAGATGCGTAATCGCGGCGATCACCTCGCGATGTTTGCTTTCGTCGCGCACCACCCCCCCCTTCCCCACTTCCCCCTTCCCCACCTCGAACTGCGGTTTGATCAGGGCGACGATCAGACCGCCGGGGCGCACCAGTTGCAGCGTCGGCGGCAGCACCTTGTCGAGGGAGATGAAGGAGGCGTCGATCACCGCCAACTCGGGCAGTTCGCCCAGCGTACCCGGGTCGAGGTAGCGGATATTGGTCTTTTCCAGGTTGACGACCCGTGGGTCCTGGCGCAGCTTCCAGGCCAACTGGCCATAGCCCACATCAACGGCAAAGACCTTGCGGGCTCCCCGTTGCAGCAGGCAATCGGTAAAGCCTCCCGTGGAGGCGCCGACATCGATCGCTACCATCCCGGCCGGGTCGAGGGCAAACTCGTCCAGCGCCCGTGCCAGTTTCAGGCCGCCACGACTGACATAGGGGATATCTTCCCCCTTCAGCCGGATTTCGGCGGTAACGGCAACCGGCATCCCGGCCTTGTCCGCCAGGTGATCGTCAACCACTACCTGGCCGGCCATGATCAGCGCCCGGGCCCGTTCACGCGACTGGGCAAGGCCGCGGTCGACCAGTAACTTATCAAGCCGTTCGCGCCCTTTCGATGGAGGTGAAGAAGGTTGGTTCATAGAAACTTATTCGTAAGAAGGTCCATCTTCAGCGGCTAGGGGAAGCTCTTCGGCAGGGAGGGAATGGCCCATCTTTCGGGCAGCCTTCCGCTGCCGATTGAGGACCCGCACAATTTCGACGAGGAGCGGGAGATCTGCGGGATCGAGCAGACGCAGTTCTTTCTGCAGCTCTTCCTCCTTACCGCTGGATGCCGGGCGGAGAGAGCTGGTCGCGGCTGCGGCTGGGGGGAAAAAAGAACCGACCGGCACGGCGAGCGCATCCCCAAGGGCAATGAGAATCTTGAGCGACGGCAACTGCTCGCCGCGTTCGATCTTCCCGATGTACGTATAATCAAGACCGCCGCTCACCCGGGCAGCCAGCTCCTTCTGGGTAAGTCCGCGTTCGGTTCTCAACTTTTTCAATGCACGTCCGACATCGCTTTGCAACCGCCCCCCCTGTGACCTGCCGCTTTTTGCCGATAGTACGCCATTTTGCTGCCTGGCTGGTAGTTTGATATACCCTCTTTCCCACGTAACTGTCAACGTGATTTGAAATATGCCCTGCTGGCATATTTTCTTTTGACAATGATAATTATTTATCCTATCGTCTAAACGATTGCAGTGAGGCTCTTGTGGATAAACTCAGAATTATCAAAGGTCTGAACAAGATCAGCCACAGGCTGTCGGATAACGAACTCAGACTGTACCTGCTAATGCTTGCCGCAGCAGCCGACGACTACTGCGGCACAATTCTGCACAGCATCATTGGCGAATCCGTTCCGTTTTTCATCGTTCCGGGACACCTTGCAGCGGCCTGTAGCCGACTGCAGGACCTGGGCCTCATCGAGACCAACCTGCTGCAACAGGGGAACTGGATCACCTACCGGATACTCGTGCCGACTCCGACAGCACCCGAAGCGAGCGCGCCGACTGACCAGGATACGATTTCAGGAGAAAATCCATGACCACAGAACACGCAACAGTCAACCGCATCGATACGGAGGGGAAAAGCACCGCCATCCTCGTAGTCGACGACGAACCCGACATCCTCTTTTTTGTAGTCCATGCGCTTCAATGCATGGGGATGACCGTCGCCTGCGCCGGGAATGGCGAGCAGGCCCTGTCATTGCTTGCAACACGCCCTTTTGCCGTCATGCTCACCGACCTCAACATGCCGGGGATGAACGGACTCGAACTGGCCCGTCAAGCCCGCGGTCTCCAGCCACTATTGACGATTATCCTGGGCACCGGCCACCTCTCGCGGGGGATACACGAACAAGCGGCACAGGCCGGAATCAGTGAAGTCATCGGCAAACCATTCGAAATTGAAACCATCTTTCGGCTCATCTGCAAGGCATTGGCATGATGGCAATCAGATTCACCAGACGGTGATCAAAACGGTATGGAATGTTCCGCACCACAAATGAGGCCGATCTGCTGGATAGATACAATTTCCGGGACCGCCGAAAAAAACCTTGCAATCGATACGCATCAGTGCTATCTATTCAAGACCCGATGCCGAAGTGGTGGAATTGGTAGACACGCTAGATTCAGGTTCTAGTGGGGGTTCCCCCGTGCTGGTTCGAGTCCAGTCTTCGGCACCACAAAAACAAGGGGTTAGCAGCTGCGGCGGCTAACCCCTTTCCGTTTTGTCCAAACTAATTCGAACCATTTATCCGAACAGCAAAATCTCGCCGTCAATCAACTGGAACTGCTGATAAGTCCCGCAGTTATAGCAAATAGTGTTTCATCGATCAGCCACGGCAAACGCGCCACAGCCACATCGGCGGAACCAGCGCATCACGGGGATGCATCCTTAGCGATAAAGCCCTTTCATGGAATGAAAGACGGCACTCAAGCGCCACGCCGCCAAGCGAAAAGCGATGCGGGAGAGCAGAATAACCGCCACCGAGCGCCCTTACGCGTTACGTCCAGCTTCACGGCATCTGCGGAGTTGTTTTGTGACTACGGAACAAGAGCTTCTTGATTTTGACAGAACACACCTCTGGCACCCCTACACTTCAGCCACTAAAGCCCTGAAGTGCTATCCGGTGGCAATGGCCGAGGGAATCTACCTTGAATTACTGGACGGGCGGCGCCTGATTGACGGCATGTCGAGTTGGTGGTCTGCCATTCACGGTTACAACAACCCGGCGATCAATGCGGCCATGACCGCCCAGATCAATCGCATGTCCCACGTTATGTTCGGCGGGCTGACTCACCGCCCGGCCATTGACTTGGCGCGCCTGCTGATCAAGATCGTGCCGGCCGGCCTGGAGCATGTCTTTTTCAGCGATTCCGGGTCGGTGGCCGTAGAAGTTGCCATGAAGATGGCACTTCAGTACTGGCATTCTCGCTCGTGCACCACTAAACACATGTTTGTCACCATTCGCAACGGGTATCACGGCGACACCTGGCATGCGATGTCCGTTTCCGACCCCGACACGGGCATGCACGCCATTTTCAACAAGAACCTTGCAAAGCAGTACTTTTTGCCCGCACCACGTTCCGGCTTCCACGAGGCGTTTGACGAGACGGAAATCAGCGAGGTCGAGGCGTTTCTGCAGCAAAACCACGGCAACATCGCGGCGTTCATCCTCGAACCGATTGTCCAGGGCGCTGGCGGCATGCGCTTTTACCATCCCGACTACCTGAAACATATACGCAGGCTCTGCACAAAATACGACATCCTGCTCATCGCCGATGAGATCGCGACCGGCTTTGGCCGAAGCGGGAAGCTTTTTGCATGCGAACACGCCGGCATCTCTCCGGACATCATCTGCGTGGGAAAAGCACTCACAGGGGGGTATCTCACCCTCGCCGCCACGTTATGCACCAAAGACGTGGCCTATACCATTTCAAACGGTTTTCCCGGTGTATTCATGCACGGCCCCACCTTCATGGCTAACCCTCTGGCATGTGCCACGGCATTGGCAAGCTGCGAACTTCTTCTGAACAGTCCGTGGCAAGAGAGCGTCCTAGGTATCGAGAAAACCTTGAAGGAGAGACTGCTGCCGCTGCAAAGCGTCGAGTCGGTGGCGGAAGTCCGGGTGCTGGGAGCTATCGGCGTGGTGGAAATGAAGGAGCCGGTGGATATGGAGCAAATCCAGCAACGCTTTGTCGACCAGGGAATCTGGTTGCGACCGTTCGGCAAACTGGTTTATACCATGCCGCCGTTCGTCATCTCGCCCGATGAGCTGAATACGCTCTGCAACGGGATATGTAACGTTATCTGCCCCTAATTGTCCCTAATAACCATCTTGTTCGCGGGTACCAATGTGTTAACCGAGCGAAACAGAAAATTGCCGTACACCGCCCCAAATACGCCACACCATAAATCTCATCAACTGCCCATCCGGGTATCCTGGTGCGAGCTTTTCACTCACCACCAGTGTTGCCAGCACGACTGGCGATCTCCTTAGCTTGACCAGCTGCAGCATCACCGTACTCATTGATCGAGCGCCTTGGCGGAATATATTCAGGTTGACGAAGCGGTCCGGAGAGTGTATGAGTATATAATCATACGATATGAGGCAAGCCATGAGCGATCACGCAATCTATCGAGCAGAGATTCTTAAGGCGCTGGCCCAGCCAACCAGACTCAAGATAATCGATTTCCTGCGGCACGGCGAACGGTGCGTCTGCGAAATCTTTCCCGCCATCGGCGAAGAACAATCCAACACCTCCCGTCATCTCAATCTGATGCAGGCAAGCGGCATCCTCAGCCGCCGCAAGGATGGCCTGAAGATCTACTATGGAATAAAGCACCCCGAGGTCCTCGAGATCGTTGCCCTGACCGAACGGATTCTGGCCCAGGAGATTACGGGACGGCAGCGACTGCTCAAGGTTGGATGAGCGGCGGCACATCGAATCGCAGGCGGAGTTGTCCGCCCGATCCCATGACTGAACAATCACGTAATCATGGAGTAGTTCATGCTGAAAGATTTCGCCGATTATCTGACATTCAATCTATTTCGTCTCACCCCAGGCAGCAGGTCGGGAGAAGCGCTCGACTTCTTTATCTATGATACGATCAAGATTTTCCTGCTGCTGGTCACGATCATTTTCGTCGTGGCCGTCATCCGCGCCTCGTTCCCGCCGGAAAGAACCAAACGCATCCTCTCCCACCGCCGCGAATATCTTGGCAACGGGCTCGCAGCGCTGTTGGGAATCGTCACCCCTTTCTGTTCATGTTCGGCCGTACCGCTTTTTATCGGCTTCGTTGAATCCGGCGTGCCGCTGGGTGTTACCTTTTCCTTTCTCATCTCGTCACCGATGGTCAACGAGGTCGCCCTGATCATGCTTTGGGGGCTTTTTGGCTGGCGCATTGCCTTGATATACATCGGCACGGGGCTCCTGGTTGCCATTATCGCGGGGATTGCTATCGGCCGGCTGAAGATGGAGCGGTACGTCCAGGATTACGTCTGGGAAATGCAGGTGGGTAACGGGGAAATCGGCAACCAGACTTTCCGGGAGAAACTCGTCTACGCGCGGACATACACCGGCGAACTGCTGCGAAAAATCTGGCCCTATGTGGTGATCGGCGTCGGCATCGGCGGATTCATCCATGGTTACGCCCCTGCCGACTTTCTTCTGCAGTATGCCGGCCGCACCAATCCACTTGCCGTGCCGCTGGCGGTACTGATCGGCGTCCCGCTTTACGCGAATGCCGCCGGAGTGATCCCGATCGTTCATGCGTTGATGGAAAAAGGGATGGCGGTCGGTACCGTCCTCGCTTTCATGATGGCAGTGACCGCCCTCTCCTTTCCGGAGGCAGTGATTCTCAAGAATGTCCTCAAGACGCGCCTCCTGGTAACATTTTTCGCCATTGTCGCTGCCGCAATCGTCATGGTCGGCTATCTGTTCAACGCCATACTGTAACCCTACCAGCTCCCGGCGCAAGGAGGGAAACGATGAACGCAATGAAGAAAACAGGAGTTCTTGCCGCTCTTTTCTGCACCGTCGTCCTGGCTGCAACGGCTTTCGGCGCGCCCTGGCAAAACTGGCGGGGGAGCGGCGGCTGGGGCGCAAATGGCGCCTACCAGCGACTTTACAACCCCACTACAGTGGAAACTATTACCGGTATTGTGGAGGCCGTAGACAAAGTGACGCCGATGCGGGGGATGAATTATGGCGTCCACCTGGTAGTCAAGGCGGGAGATCAGGATGTTTCGGTTCATCTCGGCCCTGGCTGGT contains:
- a CDS encoding Nramp family divalent metal transporter, giving the protein MFTGISIFRLFKPIRKVNLRNILMFMAILGPGIITANVDNDAGGITTYSLAGAHYGYSLLWLMLPTTVALVVIQEMCARMGAVTGKGLSDLIRESFGVKVTFYVMIALFLTNMGNSVSEFAGIAASLEIFGISKYLSVPVSALLVWLLIVKGSYKVVEKVFLVACMVYIAYPIAAFMATPHWNTILTATITPSFKADSGYLITMIGVVGTTIAPWMQFYQQSAVVEKGITIDQYSFSRLDVVVGCIMAIVVAFFIVVACAATIFSQGLQIETAADAALALKPLVGKHASALFAFGLFNASLFAACILPLSTAYYICEGMGWESGIDKDFRRAPQFFWLFTVIIISSALIILFPNAPLITIMFVSQVVNGAVLPFVLVFMLFLINDRRLMGPYTNGPTFNIVAWLTVIIMIVLTAIMTIDMMVPGIFGRMFGS
- a CDS encoding ATP-binding protein, whose translation is MLWISGLHLPAFGRFRGADLVFQPGMNLVYGRNEAGKSTILAAIAGTIFGIRRDKERYVPWDGGERCEAQVSFVYDGREMTIWRDFLTDRVRAVERRDGEALWRFEGKVSPAGRSSEREEYLAKIEEIWGFAEGDIFRNSIHVGQQDLKIEEDHGLATRIKQLLSGYAELDYDAVVDSLEKELYELTRRPGGRAKDRELELVRTRIAELATAWREGSRVLAEIATLESAVGELRSAVAAGRADLDKGAKYLQRVKIYLEATAQEEQLKRGYDRLETERTKLETLLARKEAIVARLAALGPASELTDDDVRTVEAYLADVERLDRAEEALAALGPAPAAPRLVTPFLLVLLGCWLGAIMGWFLLPAAGYALAITALVLTVGYGLRAGRDRRRLEAAALRRQGHADGLATEVGRLRTTVAHVAAELSARAGVAAPDNARELLAALAHVAAARSELASVTGALAVLPTHEEALGRIGEVARELAIVRATAAEVAGKGFPVISHEEFVAAEEKMRRLEGEVREQERSCQLQEQQLAILAQKRIDLEAIEDEGEELKNREVRLVRRIGALQLAVEVLRETLDEYRATYLARLNGEINGKLYNLTAGRYRDAALDDRFNLTIGADGGGRPVEHYSCGVRDQGYLAARLALGSILSRGRKLPFLLDDPLVNFDDERKTAALTALSLGSREHQVILFVHDERYLRLRGADQWHKIRLDQKGKQDGQLHLL
- a CDS encoding histidine triad nucleotide-binding protein, with the translated sequence MDSCIFCKIVDGTIPAKKVYENEDLVAIEDINPVAPVHLLLIPRKHIVNALDLESGDDALVGRVFRAAAAIARQRGVAESGFRLVQNTNADAGQSVFHIHFHLLAGRHLGWPPG
- a CDS encoding DUF4124 domain-containing protein, which encodes MIRYLIALLVLLIAVPAFADIYRWVDERGTVNFTEDFSKIPAKYRKRVKVIPDQGTVAPEVIETSGEGKAEEKKPAVAEPVGNSPAASKQAVEKKKELYGGKDEDTWRTEFEKIRAEIKSYEDEISDRKARLANPDNLSRAEYLGLQLGMKRLDEKVASLKEKLAALEETARRAGVPPEVWK
- a CDS encoding magnesium transporter, whose translation is MSATALVNELYLSEVLDRTVINDQGHEVGRLWDMIMIPGEVFPEVSHLLVKDRKQLYSIPWQGITLFTPFVISASAPLGEIIKGKYTPSEADILVKRDILDKQIVDVDGAKVVRVNDLKLGNRKDLLCIFTVDIGFRGLLRRLGHERLWEQAARLLRKEIRHQEISWEYVQPLETNASRLTLTMARDQMADMHPADIASIISQLSHTHIQTVLTSLDTETAGEAIHELEPELRSRVMSQLDSEQASDILEEMAPDEAADVLGDLPEEKAKELLELMDEEEAEDIQELLEHEEDSAGGLMNSEYIAIGEALTVDEALAEIRRLAPETETVYYAYVIDREERLQGVVSLKELLLNEGNMPIAEIMTTNLKTVDVEATPEDILEIVAKYNLVAVPVLDEEEKMAGIVTVDDILELFLPFALRRRRYHH
- a CDS encoding metallophosphoesterase family protein; the protein is MSIRFLHTADLHLGSPLRNFGELARDRRLDFLRTFDRIVNLAIKREVDCLLIAGDLFDSYNPDAETVGRVQEGFSRLEGRGIRIVLIPGTHDNVVFAENVYSRFTFPGVTLLAEAEVSAPVRLEIRGVPVWFYGFAFRSDRSAAALASLRRREGGGIHVGLLHGSLTGNPEWDLRKKDIPFSLADLTGLGLDYLALGHYHNCACLEVEGRTIACYSGSPEGKKFGENGPRHVLVVEVGEGQAVAERVEVQSRVLQELTVDASLFAELAALESELARLSFPDLIARIHLTGAVEEPLDLANLAGRLQGRFAWLELLDETDLYDSSQVKRLEREDSIRGLFIRKVHERFERADSAVERELCREALKLVIGRFGRGGGA
- a CDS encoding TlyA family RNA methyltransferase, which encodes MNQPSSPPSKGRERLDKLLVDRGLAQSRERARALIMAGQVVVDDHLADKAGMPVAVTAEIRLKGEDIPYVSRGGLKLARALDEFALDPAGMVAIDVGASTGGFTDCLLQRGARKVFAVDVGYGQLAWKLRQDPRVVNLEKTNIRYLDPGTLGELPELAVIDASFISLDKVLPPTLQLVRPGGLIVALIKPQFEVGKGEVGKGGVVRDESKHREVIAAITHLAGSLGLTVLGVTESPILGPKGNREFLICLRKPADVPLAGAPVP